A genomic stretch from Thalassophryne amazonica chromosome 18, fThaAma1.1, whole genome shotgun sequence includes:
- the si:ch211-136m16.8 gene encoding uncharacterized protein si:ch211-136m16.8 isoform X2: MDPDGPRSRAERTFWTILSYITGAVTRLFRPESANPVQENRAGTDLGHREDDSHGGGVTEEPCKLTTTSVVGSSRPAVTWEGCNTDMNLQPDEIREEPSNQSENEDTVAKKDDSNEGSMKDGAEAMIPQEIDEAINDFQVKKEDDGKQSENEPQDFKMPHPLCRLEDEDHTVKPCTTTDLYGEEEDNIHTEDAAATGGTYVTENTDGMLQMTAENGNSFNVGLEPGAINLFSVSVDKQDVADLMFSENLLQDESLAGLNKNNIVLSDEIVGLEQEPVMADGSDKSDNHEEVEGESTVTDGEECPTTHDHDAPEHVTCRETQLLNVAKDVALKTKTKADQTEHRITIKEKSSERLAEMNLDPLDEWTFSSEDKESDVKNAFTTSTVTETAEGLSAQEGENVPLLICEGQTVVHQELNSAARQETPEGLSGYNNKPELSENLSQWFMEAGDYEENPITQMPEELESKEPESAQSSTEAEDLLMRNHTEEEHNAECGGTVQLTDSEAPLERQKLVHDPPTQGSLLYFEDVAQFPSDSMKMEVQNSEEESVDQTDKELQDKNEETLVEFEINVDLRESTGDDAAETVDEGHENTRTEAAAGFSDGTMKYTLDKVILDVTESGLLMQSETKMHEDGAGGLQSVPTETQAATIDVAEIDGGIEEESENETKMEILETSTADAPVPSLETETQQSSERAESWDEDIPSDTVAADEMMITGQSGSNEPSFKSKEITHYVWESEGATAGEAENSNVGNENVTEDKILDLWLETLSEDTEGDKPELLEWSETEQQPEGQDETSSAKTEEKEQLVESESSGESGLASDTETSTELGCLEDSSSDWYVPNYDTQFPKSAGEVFQGTCVMSNSADVPGLSTNQSELQHVLIKDAAEDVQLNIKGNKSVNEAGFHSDLEINLSDDQVPNQLYEGKTQVEVNIDVEIRSEQLERSEPEQHTDVEMDASNEGRDETSSLETDEKDHLLESESSGESGYNKSRIVPHDDLVDLEQDHMMADKSEVLHEYSDDQEEMKSESRVSEEEEGPASQKETVTDVMKTANNRMEQSDNITADFSAEDGFTSMKVDRMQDDSLSSEDIKNSHPATTVTETAEGSSAHEGENVPLQICEGQSVVHQELNSAACQETPEGLPGYNNKPKLSEDMAQWFLEAGYYEENPTTQMPEELESKEPESVQSSTEAEDLLMRNHTEEEHNAECGGTVQLTDNEAPLERQKLNHDPPTQGLLLYFEDVAQFPSDSMKMEVQNSEEESVDQTDKELQDKNEETLVELKTDGGLCESTGDDATQTVDEGHENTRTEAAAGFSDGTMKYTIDKVILDLTDSGFVMQSETKIHEDGAGGLQIVATEMQEATIDVAGIDGGIEEDSVNETKMEISETSTAEAPVLSLETETQQSSERDESWDEDIPSDTADETLSEDTDGVKPELLEQSECEQQSDGEGEASTAKVEDVVESDSSGESGLASDTETSDKEDEEEAKMHISIDPEVRTEQKETEETILKAEQTQPRDDPSTETEQSDIDQMHETEKNVHMLSGSDVLFKEQPACVESLKTFPAVDKSQLEWSEEKQWMIKSDKDEVDAPALDFTAQRSKIAVKNPHVRPPRNPRALLQMPSVCPTPSKPPAAKVLVGVPMEGLGIGIKLPGLGEGFPILKKTQKRMRDENLDISPQETEAKPEEKSDAPQEDEAPPKPKWMPPRHPGFGNPLLSELKTKLKKTTKE; encoded by the exons TCCTACATAACTGGAGCTGTGACCAGATTATTCAGACCGGAGTCTGCTAATCCAGTCCAGGAAAACAGAGCTGGCACTGATCTTGGACACAGAGAAGATGACAGTCATGGAGGTGGAGTCACTGAGGAACCATGCAAGCTTACAACAACCTCGGTGGTTGGCTCATCTCGGCCAGCTGTCACCTGGGAGGGTTGCAACACAGACATGAACTTACAGCCCGATGAAATTAGAGAGGAACCATCTAACCAATCTGAAAATGAAGATACAGTTGCAAAAAAAGATGATTCCAATGAAGGAAGTATGAAGGACGGTGCTGAAGCGATGATACCACAGGAGATAGATGAGGCCATAAATGATTTCCAGGTAAAGAAAGAAGACGATGGCAAGCAATCTGAAAATGAACCTCAAGATTTTAAAATGCCACACCCATTGTGCAGATTAGAGGATGAAGATCACACTGTAAAACCGTGCACAACCACTGATTTATATGGAGAAGAGGAAGACAACATCCACACAGAAGATGCAGCAGCTACAGGAGGTACATATGTGACAGAGAACACTGATGGCATGCTACAGATGACTGCTGAAAATGGAAACAGCTTTAATGTGGGACTGGAACCTGGAGCAATAAATCTGTTTTCAGTCTCAGTAGACAAGCAAGATGTTGCAGATCTTATGTTCTCAGAGAACCTGCTGCAGGATGAATCACTAGCAGGCCTCAACAAAAACAACATTGTCCTGAGTGATGAGATAGTTGGTTTGGAGCAAGAGCCAGTGATGGCTGATGGAAGTGATAAATCTGATAACCACGAAGAGGTGGAGGGTGAGAGCACAGTGACTGATGGAGAGGAGTGTCCTACAACTCATGATCATGATGCACCTGAACATGTCACATGCAGAGAAACACAGCTGTTGAATGTAGCTAAAGATGTTGCTTTAAAAACCAAGACCAAAGCTGATCAAACAGAACACAGAATTACAATCAAAGAAAAATCATCAGAGAGACTTGCTGAAATGAATTTGGACCCATTAGACGAGTGGACGTTCTCGAGTGAAGACAAAGAAAGTGATGTGAAAAATGCATTTACAACAAGCACAGTTACGGAAACAGCTGAAGGCTTGAGTGCACAGGAGGGTGAAAATGTTCCCCTGCTGATATGTGAAGGCCAAACTGTTGTGCACCAGGAGCTGAATTCTGCAGCACGTCAGGAAACTCCAGAGGGTCTTTCTGGATATAACAATAAGCCAGAACTAAGTGAGAACCTGTCGCAGTGGTTCATGGAAGCAGGTGATTATGAGGAAAATCCCATCACACAAATGCCAGAAGAGCTGGAGAGTAAAGAACCAGAAAGTGCTCAAAGCAGCACAGAAGCTGAGGATTTACTGATGAGGAATCATACAGAAGAGGAACACAACGCAGAATGTGGTGGAACTGTGCAACTTACAGATAGTGAAGCTCCACTGGAAAGGCAGAAGCTGGTTCATGATCCACCAACACAAGGTTCGTTGCTCTACTTTGAAGATGTGGCACAATTTCCCAGTGACTCCATGAAGATGGAAGTCCAGAACtcagaagaggaatcagtggatCAAACTGATAAAGAGCTACAGGACAAGAATGAAGAGACTTTGGTTGAATTTGAGATCAATGTTGATTTACGTGAGTCTACAGGAGACGATGCAGCAGAAACTGTTGATGAGGGTCATGAAAACACAAGAACTGAAGCAGCAGCAGGATTCTCTGATGGAACCATGAAATACACTCTGGATAAAGTGATACTAGATGTCACAGAATCTGGACTTCTGATGCAATCTGAGACTAAAATGCACGAGGACGGAGCTGGAGGACTTCAAAGTGTACCAACTGAAACGCAAGCGGCAACAATAGACGTGGCAGAAATAGACGGTGGAATTGAAGAAGAGTCAGAGAACGAAACTAAGATGGAAATATTAGAAACTTCTACAGCTGACGCACCTGTCCCGTCTTTGGAGACAGAAACTCAACAATCCAGTGAAAGAGCTGAGAGCTGGGATGAAGACATTCCATCAGACACTGTGGCAGCAGATGAGATGATGATCACAGGCCAATCTGGATCAAATGAGCCATCATTCAAATCAAAAGAAATCACACATTACGTGTGGGAATCAGAGGGGGCTACTGCTGGAGAGGCAGAGAACTCAAATGTTGGGAATGAAAACGTGACTGAAGACAAAATCCTTGACTTGTGGTTAGAGACATTGTCAGAGGACACTGAGGGTGACAAACCTGAACTGTTGGAATGGTCTGAAACTGAACAACAACCTGAGGGACAGGAtgaaacatcatctgcaaaaacagAAGAGAAAGAGCAGCTGGTGGAATCAGAGTCATCAGGAGAATCAGGATTAGCAAGTGACACAGAAACATCAACCGAGTTAGGATGTCTGGAGGATTCCTCCAGTGATTGGTACGTGCCAAACTATGACACACAATTCCCAAAATCAGCTGGTGAAGTATTTCAAGGCACATGTGTGATGTCCAACTCAGCAGACGTACCTGGCCTATCTACAAATCAGTCTGAACTTCAGCATGTCCTGATCAAGGATGCAGCAGAAGACGTGCAGCTCAACATCAAAGGTAACAAAAGTGTCAATGAGGCAGGATTTCACTCTGATTTGGAAATTAATTTATCAGATGACCAAGTCCCAAATCAACTGTATGAAGGAAAAACTCAAGTAGAGGTTAACATTGATGTTGAAATAAGAAGTGAGCAGCTGGAACGGTCTGAGCCTGAACAACATACTGACGTGGAAATGGATGCATCAAATGAAGGAAGAGATGAAACATCATCACTGGAAACAGATGAGAAAGACCATCTGTTAGAATCAGAGTCATCAGGGGAATCAGGGTACAACAAAAGCAGGATTGTGCCACATGATGATCTTGTCGATTTAGAGCAGGATCACATGATGGCTGATAAAAGTGAAGTATTACATGAATATTCTGATGACCAGGAAGAGATGAAGAGTGAGAGCAGAGTGAGTGAAGAGGAGGAGGGTCCTGCAAGTCAGAAAGAAACTGTCACAGATGTGATGAAAACTGCAAACAACAGAATGGAACAATCTGACAATATAACAGCAGACTTTTCAGCAGAAGACGGATTTACTTCCATGAAAGTGGACAGAATGCAAGATGATTCACTGTCAAGTGAAGACATCAAGAACAGTCATCCAGCCACCACAGTTACAGAAACAGCTGAAGGCTCGAGTGCACACGAGGGTGAAAATGTTCCCCTGCAGATATGTGAAGGCCAAAGTGTTGTGCACCAGGAGCTGAATTCTGCAGCATGTCAGGAAACTCCAGAGGGTCTTCCTGGATACAACAATAAGCCCAAACTAAGTGAAGACATGGCACAGTGGTTCCTGGAAGCAGGCTATTATGAGGAAAATCCCACGACACAAATGCCAGAAGAGCTGGAGAGTAAAGAACCAGAAAGTGTTCAAAGCAGCACAGAAGCTGAGGATTTACTGATGAGGAATCATACAGAAGAGGAACACAATGCAGAATGTGGTGGAACTGTGCAACTTACAGATAATGAAGCTCCACTAGAAAGACAGAAGCTGAATCATGATCCACCAACACAAGGTTTGTTGCTCTACTTTGAAGATGTGGCACAATTTCCCAGTGACTCCATGAAGATGGAAGTCCAGAACtcagaagaggaatcagtggatCAAACTGATAAAGAGCTACAGGACAAGAATGAAGAGACTTTGGTTGAACTTAAAACTGATGGTGGATTATGTGAGTCTACAGGAGACGATGCTACACAAACTGTTGATGAGGGTCATGAAAACACAAGAACTGAGGCTGCAGCAGGATTCTCTGATGGAACCATGAAATACACTATAGATAAAGTGATACTAGATCTCACGGATTCTGGATTTGTGATGCAATCTGAGACTAAAATACATGAGGACGGAGCTGGTGGACTTCAAATTGTAGCAACTGAAATGCAAGAGGCAACAATAGATGTGGCTGGAATAGACGGTGGAATTGAAGAAGATTCAGTGAACGAAACTAAGATGGAAATATCAGAAACTTCTACAGCTGAGGCACCTGTACTGTCTTTGGAGACAGAAACTCAACAATCCAGTGAAAGAGATGAAAGTTGGGATGAAGACATTCCATCAGACACTGCAGATGAAACATTGTCAGAGGACACTGACGGTGTGAAACCTGAACTGTTGGAACAGTCTGAATGTGAACAACAATCTGACGGAGAGGGTGAAGCATCAACTGCGAAAGTAGAGGACGTGGTGGAATCTGATTCCTCTGGGGAATCAGGATTAGCAAGTGACACAGAAACGTCAGataaagaagatgaagaagaagctAAAATGCACATTAGCATTGATCCTGAGGTCAGAACTGAGCAGAAAGAAACTGAAGAAACAATTCTCAAAGCTGAGCAAACACAACCTCGGGATGATCCTTCCACTGAAACTGAGCAGTCAGATATTGACCAAATGCATGAAACAGAGAAAAATGTCCACATGCTCAGTGGATCGGACGTTTTGTTCAAAGAACAACCGGCTTGTGTAGAATCCCTGAAGACTTTTCCTGCAGTCGACAAATCCCAACTGGAATGGTCAGAGGAAAAGCAGTGGATGATAAAATCGGATAAGGATGAG GTAGATGCTCCTGCGCTGGACTTCACGGCTCAAAGGTCCAAAATCGCTGTTAAAAACCCCCATGTAAGGCCTCCAAGAAACCCACGAGCCCTTCTGCAAATGCCTTCAGTGTGTCCAACGCCCTCCAAACCTCCGGCGGCCAAAGTCCTTGTTGGTGTGCCAATGGAAGGTTTGGGGATTGGAATAAAGCTTCCTG GACTTGGTGAGGGGTTTCCTATTTTGAAAAAGACACAGAAGAGGATGAGAGATGAAAACCTCGACATCTCCCCGCAG GAAACTGAGGCAAAACCTGAGGAGAAAAGTGATGCTCCACAAGAAGATGAGGCACCACCAAAACCGAAATGgatgccaccaagacatccagg ATTTGGAAATCCACTTCTGTCTGAGCTCAAGACCAAACTTAAAAAAACTACAAAAGAGTGA